The following are encoded together in the Plasmodium vinckei vinckei genome assembly, chromosome: PVVCY_12 genome:
- a CDS encoding ATP-dependent RNA helicase DHH1, putative — protein sequence MNKAKLSLRDLNKLLVDPEKDENGKEKEFQELSVPEEVIDSLKKMNIIYPSKIQCITIKKAIHKQNLIIQSKNGTGKSTSICIILISHIVKKIHKNILKENFKNFLNDNKEGENIISINDNYCENIFLFSFFFYGVVLVPTRELCVQINDTIQKISKNLIIKKDKELDSLNNFGVIDKHVENNFTLKIQSIILYGGTDVYENIKELFLKYPQIIISTPGRLKHVLRIFQNGNIELDNVHLFQKSSPSKIKISYLKLVNLLLKKLVIDEVDALLDEQFEEQMKIIFTLLINPKIQILAYSSTFSEFTIETFKRMVAYIDISYVDKAKNWYSQTGIVATNPVLASEELNQNKSIQKNNASFCHPTDQNVETDYSSKQTIHNDNIQKIVDDKIDDEIKGKVVSEDNLLAKRCIKTAINKKKKKKKKKKNANIKEIEKNILNQENVKYFIIEKMKKEKKKIDIYSSRKREFKICQTCTSVILMQENEAKKSSKLDSPILMNIKHCFITINNENINKHEELKYKLKVLLKIIKEIKFEQCFLFINNSYEGLQITKMMKKYNIDCYYTSSKVEHNERIQSFNNLKKNKMKIVICTDVMSRGIDNIVCDLVINFDIPYSKEIYIHRSGRCGRYGNKGLCISLCNYTDYNYLYYFKYTLKLEVHDFYYLSSSQNSAKSIITNVSNKIEIQPTTTHTPKQVCNYPDNKIGSLKDKTICNAFPINNSETNKWSAFDFYSNSNILKKLIGENNIDKGDQTEERKCREKNFFKINIKGFYSKFVNTLKNFNTKDENVYLKIYFKKLLTKLKIIKNEISYFFYFPNDNIHFFKSINIIEHKSNLILYFTFTKKIKIYYTTYLDRLKGMTNIKEKKYRYTNFCMLFFSNSNSYMVLKIYYAFLFFFKYYRYPLKDLLSSMPLMCANTKEPQNKKNKTDKFMSTGETNFKQFNYSSDSFLLLYDEISKWNKKENQLFGKKSGYNTDQNYDNDEIIYMNKQGKIIDKGANYDIRFFSQFIFSSNKKKKRKYLIENIEKNINDKEYSSDNIDYNILNKTENVTFNTLLFEDAINTVNISAYEKKQLAYFSSQCDKIECINNEQKIIANLNRLINSQIFLNLNYNENSNLLKSVFLQNHIQLCNGF from the coding sequence ATGAATAAGGCCAAACTGAGTTTGAGGGACTTAAACAAACTGTTGGTGGATCCtgaaaaagatgaaaatggaaaagaaaaagaatttCAAGAGCTTAGTGTTCCTGAAGAAGTTATAGatagtttaaaaaaaatgaatattatatatccatCCAAAATACAATGTataactataaaaaaagcaattcataaacaaaatttaattatacaaTCTAAAAATGGGACAGGAAAAAGTACGtccatatgtataatattaatatcacatatagtgaaaaaaatacataaaaatatactcaaagaaaatttcaaaaattttttaaacgataataaagaaggtgaaaatataataagtataaatgataattattgtgagaatatttttttattttctttttttttttatggagTTGTTCTTGTTCCCACAAGAGAATTGTGTgtacaaataaatgatacgattcaaaaaatttcaaaaaatttaattataaaaaaagataaagaattagattctttaaataattttgggGTTATAGACAAACatgtagaaaataattttactttaaaaatacaatccATAATTCTTTATGGAGGGACTGATGTATACGAAAATATAAAGGAGTTGTTTTTAAAGTATCctcaaattattatttcaacTCCTGGAAGATTAAAGCATGTTTTAAGgatttttcaaaatggCAACATTGAATTGGATAATGTTCatctttttcaaaaatcAAGTCCtagcaaaataaaaatatcttATTTAAAACTAGTGAatctattattaaaaaaattagttaTAGATGAAGTTGATGCATTATTAGATGAACAATTTGAAGagcaaatgaaaattatatttacattattaataaatccAAAGATCCAAATTTTAGCATATAGTTCTACTTTTAGTGAATTCACAATTGAGACCTTTAAAAGGATGGTAGcatatatagatattaGTTATGTTGATAAAGCGAAAAATTGGTACAGCCAAACTGGCATAGTTGCTACCAATCCAGTTTTAGCTAGTGAAGAGcttaatcaaaataaaagcatacaaaaaaataatgcaaGTTTTTGCCATCCTACCGATCAAAATGTAGAGACAGACTATTCTTCCAAACAAACAATTCACAATGACAATATTCAGAAAATTGTAGATGATAAAATtgatgatgaaataaaaggGAAAGTAGTTAGTGAAGATAATTTACTAGCTAAAAGATGTATTAAAACAgctattaataaaaaaaaaaaaaaaaagaaaaaaaaaaaaaatgcaaatataaaagaaatagaaaAGAACATACTAAACCaagaaaatgtaaaatattttattattgaaaaaatgaaaaaagaaaaaaaaaaaatagacatATATTCTTCGAGAAAGAGagaatttaaaatttgtcAAACCTGCACATCAGTAATTTTAATGCAAGAAAATgaagcaaaaaaaagttcTAAACTTGATTCACcaatattaatgaatataaagcATTGTTTCATTActattaataatgaaaatataaataagcatgaagaattaaaatataaattaaaagtattacttaaaataataaaagaaataaaatttgagcaatgtttcctttttataaataattcttATGAAGGTTTACAAATAACtaaaatgatgaagaaatataatatagattGTTATTATACAAGTTCTAAAGTTGAACATAATGAGAGAATACAAAGTTTTaataacttaaaaaaaaataaaatgaaaattgtTATATGTACTGATGTTATGAGTAGGGGAATAGATAATATTGTGTGTGATCttgttattaattttgataTACCTTATagtaaagaaatatatattcatagaTCAGGAAGATGTGGAAGATATGGAAATAAAGGACTTTGTATAAGTTTGTGTAATTATACagattataattatttatattattttaaatatactCTAAAATTAGAGGTACacgatttttattatttatcttCTTCACAAAATTCAGCAAAATCTATCATTACAAATGTTtctaataaaattgaaattCAACCAACTACCACACACACACCCAAACAAGTTTGTAATTATCCTGACAATAAAATAGGATCACTTAAAGATAAAACAATTTGTAATGCATTTcctataaataatagtgaGACTAACAAATGGAGTGcatttgatttttattcaaattcgaatattttaaaaaaattaataggagaaaataatattgacaAAGGAGATCAAACAGAAGAAAGAAAATGCCGAgaaaaaaacttttttaaaataaatataaaagggTTTTATTCGAAATTTGTTaatactttaaaaaattttaatacaaaagatgaaaatgtatatttaaaaatatactttaaaaaattattaacaaaacttaaaataataaaaaatgagattagctactttttttattttccaaatgataatatacatttttttaaaagtataaatataattgaacATAAATccaatttaatattatattttacttttacaaaaaaaatcaaaatatattatacaacCTATTTAGATAGATTAAAAGGAAtgacaaatataaaagaaaaaaaatatcgtTACACAAATTTTTGTatgcttttttttagtaattcaaatagttatatggttttaaaaatttattatgcctttcttttctttttcaaataCTATCGATATCCACTTAAAGATTTGCTTTCTTCGATGCCACTTATGTGTGCAAATACAAAGGAAccacaaaataaaaaaaataaaacagaCAAATTTATGAGCACCGGAGAAACAAACTTCaaacaatttaattattcatCAGACAGCTTTTTACTCCTTTATGATGAAATTAGTaaatggaataaaaaagaaaaccaATTGTTTGGTAAAAAAAGTGGATATAATACTGatcaaaattatgataatgatgaaattatttacatGAACAAGCAAGGGAAAATAATAGACAAAGGGGCTAACTATGATATTAGGTTTTTTTcacaatttatattttcttcaaataaaaaaaaaaaacgaaaatatcttattgaaaatatagagaaaaatataaatgataaagaaTATTCTTCTGATAATAttgattataatattttaaacaaaaCAGAAAATGTAACATTCAATACACTATTATTTGAGGATGCTATTAATACTGTAAATATTAGtgcatatgaaaaaaaacagctAGCTTATTTTTCCTCTCAATGTGATAAAATAGagtgtataaataatgaacaaaaaataattgcaAACTTAAATAGATTAATAAATTCACAAATATTTCTCAATCTAAATTATAACGAAAATTCGAATTTATTGAAAAGTGTTTTTTTGCAAAATCATATACAATTGTGCAATGGTTtttaa
- a CDS encoding gas41 homologue, putative → MQNVKLVKPMVVGTYAFLLSQQEKRKYGNMTHKWTCLLRCPNSSDLSLFVTKVVFELDPSFIYPKRVYTQPPYEVNEIGWGEFYLTVKVYFDDTSLSPISITHFVKLNTDSENEHPPCVVNETYEEIIFRNPTIRLYNKIVQSNSTKTAPHKFQEHFLKYDFKEDNYTKKYLQFQSKVQEEICDLMSEATMLSKEINETQQKYFSMKAEIGVSSDEN, encoded by the exons ATGCAAAATGTAAAGTTGGTAAAACCAATGGTTGTTGGGACTTATGCATTTTTGCTTTCTCAGCAG gaaaaaaggaaatatgGAAATATGACACATAAATGGACTTGCTTATTAAGATGCCCTAATTCATCTGACCtttctttatttgtaaCTAAAGTGGTTTTTGAATTAGACCCTTCTTTCATTTACCCCAAGAGag TTTACACACAACCCCCTTACGAGGTAAATGAAATTGGATGGGGTGAATTTTACCTGACCGTGAAAGTTTATTTTGATGACACTTCTTTGTCTCCTATTAGTATTACTCATTTTGTTAag CTAAATACCGATTCCGAGAATGAACACCCCCCTTGTGTCGTTAACGAg acatatgaagaaattatttttagaaaTCCCACTATTCGATTGTACAACAAAATTGTCCAAAGCAATAGCACAAAAACAGCTCCCCATAAATTTCAGGAacatt TTTTGAAATACGACTTTAAAGAGGATAattacacaaaaaaatatctcCAATTTCAGTCGAAGGTGCAAGAGGAGATTTGTGATTTAATGTCCGAAGCAACTATGCTATCGAAAGAG ATTAACGAAACccaacaaaaatatttttcaa tgaAAGCAGAAATCGGCGTTAGTAGTGATGAAAATTAG
- a CDS encoding vacuolar proton translocating ATPase subunit A, putative: MGIFRSETMKHGTLVLPADRAREYMDCLGKQVDIQFIDMNEKTMKRQYKKYIQRIDDMERILRFLEENINKLPNVKIKKSKIENFLEHDHIYELDQVEESLNRLHVQFVRFCNNNKDLVDERNSAIEEKHVILTALNQLHPDMSKRSNLRSMHDDNIDENNLMNNSEEDASLSTHIMREGINMMFTNISGVIKTKDQESFSRTIFRALRGNTYTYFQNIDENMNSSGTLNNENGSLDNKLGEDNNENKENNVGGNNNNNELKSVFVVYCHGSTQSSIYEKIMKICKAYDVKNYEWPKTYEQANKRLSELKEIINDKEKALKAYEEYFINEIFVLINVVEPNKNSLIEEWKLFCKKERHIYNNLNYFEGSDITLRCDCWYSANDEEKIRHILMNKSSNDLVSALLLSDKLLTPNISPPTYIKTNEFTSTYQSMVDTYGIPRYGEINPAISTIVTFPFLFGIMYGDVGHGICIFLFALFLIIVHNRMKNKESNGSGSDENNNEMLNMLFNGRYMLLLMGFFAVYAGFLYNDFFSMPLNLFTSMFEVDKVVDSVEYYKRKQILNVETGQMEDAPPYIFGFDSKWLGADNELTYINSFKMKFSIIIGFFHMTFGVIIKGFNALHFKKKMDFFFEFLPQFVMMLSMIGYLVFLIIYKWVTPIGYGGYKKQGIINTIINMYLMKEINQDNQFYEHQEIVQAIIITLFALCIPVMLFCKPAIKTYKMMKEKKKRMAMHYQTVEKEMTNQFNGVGIIGNTSYGNNSMHKRVTKIGYDNSVGNPDAENEDEYLLLKRRGRKTDDEMEAHLLGASSYHSSDDANAHHGSDEHEENLSEIWIEQLIETIEFILGLISNTASYLRLWALSLAHQQLSLVFFEQTILSSLEKDSFIGVLISLIIFSQLFSILTIAVILCMDTLECFLHSLRLQWVEFQNKFYKGDGIAFKPFNIKKLLSERE; this comes from the exons ATGGGAATATTTAGATCAGAG ACGATGAAGCACGGGACGCTGGTCCTTCCAGCAGATCGAGCTAGAGAATACATGGATTGTTTGGGAAAGCAAGTAGATATTCAATTTATTGATATGAACGAAAAAACAATGAAAAggcaatataaaaaatatatacagcGTATAGATGATATGGAAAGAATACTTCGTTTTTTAGAAgagaatataaataaattaccaaatgtgaaaataaaaaaaagtaaaattgaaaattttttagagcatgatcatatatatgaattagATCAAGTAGAAGAATCATTAAATAGATTACATGTACAATTTGTTCgtttttgtaataataataaagatttAGTTGATGAAAGAAATAGTGCAATTGAAGAAAAGCATGTTATATTAACAGCATTAAACCAATTACATCCCGATATGTCAAAACGTTCAAATTTAAGATCAATGCATGACGATAAtattgatgaaaataatctTATGAACAATTCAGAAGAAGATGCATCATTATCTACCCACATTATGCGAGAaggaataaatatgatgTTTACTAACATATCTGGAGTAATTAAAACTAAAGATCAAGAAAGTTTTAGTAGAACAATATTTAGAGCCTTAAGAGGTAacacatatacatattttcaaaatattgatgaaaatatgaacagtTCAGGtacattaaataatgaGAATGGATCTTTAGATAATAAATTAGGAgaagataataatgaaaataaagaaaataatgttggaggaaataataataataatgaattaaaaagtgTATTTGTTGTATATTGTCATGGATCAACACAAAGTagtatatatgaaaaaataatgaaaatatgtaaagcatatgatgtaaaaaattatgaatgGCCCAAAACATATGAGCAAGCAAATAAAAGATTGAGtgaattaaaagaaataattaatgataaagaaaaagcTTTAAAAGCATATgaagaatattttataaatgaaatatttgtattaataaatgtagTAGAACCAAATAAGAATAGTTTAATAGAAGAAtggaaattattttgtaaaaaagagagacatatatataataatttgaattattttgaagGTAGTGATATAACATTACGTTGTGATTGTTGGTATAGTGCAAATGATGAAGAGAAAATACGGCACatattaatgaataaatCATCTAACGATTTAGTATCTGCTTTGTTGCTTTCAGATAAATTACTAACACCAAATATATCACCACcaacatatattaaaacaaatgaattTACAAGTACATACCAATCAATGGTAGATACATATGGTATACCAAGATATGGTGAAATAAATCCAGCTATATCAACCATCGTTacttttccatttttatttggaaTAATGTATGGAGATGTAGGTCATggaatatgtatatttttatttgctttatttttgataatagTTCATAATAGgatgaaaaataaagaaagtAATGGATCTGGTagtgatgaaaataataatgagatgctaaatatgttatttaATGGTAGATATATGTTGTTATTAATGGGTTTTTTTGCTGTATATGCtggatttttatataatgatttCTTTTCAATGccattaaatttgtttacaTCTATGTTTGAAGTAGATAAAGTAGTTGATTCTGtagaatattataaaagaaaacagATTTTGAATGTTGAAACAGGACAAATGGAAGATGCACCACCTTATATATTTGGATTTGATTCAAAATGGTTAGGAGCAGATAATGaattaacatatataaattcttttaaaatgaaattttcaattattattggattttttcatatgaCATTTGGTGTTATAATAAAAGGATTTAATGCattacattttaaaaaaaaaatggattttttttttgagttTTTACCACAATTTGTTATGATGCTATCAATGATTGGATATCTTGtttttttgattatatataaatgggTAACGCCTATAGGATATGGTGGATATAAAAAGCAAGGAATTATTAAtacaattattaatatgtatttaatgaaagaaataaatcaaGATAATCAATTTTATGAACACCAAGAAATTGTACAGGCAATAATTATCACATTGTTTGCTTTATGTATACCTGTGATGCTTTTTTGTAAACCAgcaataaaaacatataaaatgatgaaagaaaaaaagaaaagaatgGCAATGCATTATCAAACAGTAGAGAAAGAAATGACAAATCAATTTAATGGTGTGGGTATAATTGGTAATACATCTTATGGAAATAATTCAATGCATAAACGTGTTACTAAAATAGGATATGATAATAGTGTTGGTAATCCTGATGCAGAAAATGAagatgaatatttattattgaaAAGAAGAGGTAGAAAAACTGATGATGAGATGGAAGCCCATTTATTAGGTGCATCTTCATATCATTCTTCTGACGATGCAAACGCACATCATGGATCCGATGAACatgaagaaaatttatCAGAAATATGGATAGAACAATTAATAGAAACAattgaatttatattagGACTTATAAGTAATACTGCTTCATATTTAAGATTATGGGCATTATCATTAGCACATCAACAATTATCtttagttttttttgagCAAACTATATTAAGTTCGTTGGAAAAAGATTCATTTATTGGTGTACTTATAAGtttgattatattttcccaattattttcaatactTACTATAGCtgttatattatgtatGGATACTTTAGAATGTTTCCTTCATTCATTAAGATTGCAATGGGTTgaatttcaaaataaattttacaaaGGTGATGGAATAGCTTTCAAACCTTTTAACATAAAGAAACTACTTTCAGAGAGGGAGTAA
- a CDS encoding protein tyrosine phosphatase, putative, translating to MEDSKETQQKEKRKKKKKDKIYKTNNSQYGEPNQIVVNGLSSCSSFGNIINDGKRNKNEKSKKKNVMVSLELPIISEKKENEKTSLSINIKRLNMKRLNNVRNKKGLQSGRSTGSTSSKRKDGKLESIINKCNEIYKNKIFVSDYIYVLDKLNIEKNKITHIINVAGYECKNIFEDIYQYKTYYLKDDIYDDIYFVLLDSFYFIKTIIEQNEDNKILIHCNKGISRSIIIIIFYLMNKLNIDYFNAFKMVKKKRKLANPNMNLITQLLTIFNQKKEITTLVQSDNNNRNTNLILDKLKENDQNHDTYYNLNLFRIGAINDNPISTYINRITNKTNSNTIITLDKRFNYIFTINFKEYFLLLFQKEFEQKYIQIYNHFVLVFNNFFNQTYGNTNNSIIRNDIIEFLQNHIINVKVLDAVSDLDQHYLNLQNFFKT from the coding sequence atggagGATAGTAAAGAAACAcaacaaaaagaaaaaaggaaaaaaaaaaaaaaagataaaatatataaaacaaataatagtCAATATGGTGAGCCAAATCAAATTGTTGTCAATGGCTTGAGTAGTTGTAGTTCGTTTggcaatattataaatgatggaaaaagaaataagaatgaaaaaagtaaaaaaaaaaatgtcatGGTAAGTCTTGAACTTCCAATAATTTCagagaaaaaagaaaatgaaaaaacaagTTTAAGTATAAACATTAAAAGACTAAATATGAAAAGGTTAAATAATGTAAGGAATAAAAAGGGATTGCAAAGTGGTCGAAGTACAGGAAGTACAAGCAGTAAAAGAAAAGACGGAAAACTTGAAAGtatcataaataaatgtaatgaaatatataaaaataaaatatttgttagtgattatatatatgtattagataaattaaatatagaaaaaaataaaattactcatataattaatgtAGCAGGATatgaatgtaaaaatatctttgaagatatatatcaatataaaacatattatttaaaggatgatatatatgatgatatctattttgttttactagattctttttattttattaaaactattatagaacaaaatgaagataataaaattctTATACATTGTAATAAAGGTATATCAAGatcaataataataattatattctatcttatgaacaaattaaatatagattATTTTAATGCCTTTAAAATggttaagaaaaaaagaaaactaGCAAATCCAAACATGAATCTGATAACACAATTACTAACCATATTTAAtcaaaaaaaggaaatcaCAACACTTGTTCAGTCTGACAATAACAATAGAAACACAAATCTAATCCTAGACAAacttaaagaaaatgatcAAAATCATGATACTTATTACAATCTTAATCTGTTTAGAATTGGTgctataaatgataatccAATATCAACTTACATAAATAgaataacaaataaaacaaattcaAATACTATAATTACATTAGATAAAagatttaattatatattcacaatcaattttaaagaatattttttgttactATTTCAAAAGGAATTTGAACAAAAGTATATACAGatatataatcattttgttcttgtctttaataatttttttaatcaaaCTTATggaaatacaaataattctATTATTAGAAACGATATTATtgaatttttacaaaatcatataattaatgtCAAAGTCCTTGATGCAGTTTCCGACTTAGATcaacattatttaaatttacaaaatttttttaaaacataa